A window of the Cicer arietinum cultivar CDC Frontier isolate Library 1 chromosome 6, Cicar.CDCFrontier_v2.0, whole genome shotgun sequence genome harbors these coding sequences:
- the LOC101493333 gene encoding glutamate decarboxylase 1-like: MFIHPQQTSFIDFVSTMVLSKTSSESDVSVHSTFASRYVRTSLPRFKMPEESIPKEAAYQIINDELMLDGNPRLNLASFVTTWMEPECDKLIMASVNKNYVDMDEYPVTTELQNRCVNMIAHLFNAPLEETEAAVGVGTVGSSEAIMLAGLAFKRKWQNKRKQQGKPYDNPNIVTGANVQVCWEKFARYFEVELKEVKLCEGYYVMDPEKAVELVDENTICVAAILGSTLNGEFEDVKRLNDLLVEKNRETGWDTPIHVDAASGGFIAPFIYPELEWDFRLPLVKSINVSGHKYGLVYAGIGWAIWRSKEDLPDELIFHINYLGADQPTFTLNFSKGSSQVIAQYYQLIRLGYEGYKNVMENCRDNMLVLKEGLEKTGRFDIVSKDNGVPLVAFTLKDHTHFDEFQISDLLRRFGWIVPAYTMPPDAQHVTVLRVVIREDFSRTLAERLVVDVEKVLHELDSLPSRMINRSSSTSVAVNEIVVKNDTDQLVAAKKSALETQREITAVWKKFVLERKKLNDKMNGVC; this comes from the exons ATGTTCATCCATCCACAACAAACAAGTTTCATTGATTTTGTTTCCACAATGGTTCTCTCCAAGACCTCCTCCGAGTCCGATGTCTCTGTCCACTCAACCTTTGCTTCTCGTTATGTCAGAACTTCACTTCCAAG ATTCAAGATGCCGGAGGAGTCGATACCAAAGGAGGCAGCATACCAAATAATAAACGATGAATTGATGCTGGATGGAAATCCAAGACTGAATCTTGCATCATTTGTGACAACATGGATGGAACCTGAATGTGATAAACTCATCATGGCTTCCGTTAACAAGAATTATGTTGACATGGATGAATACCCTGTCACCACTGAACTCCAG AATCGATGTGTTAACATGATAGCTCATCTTTTTAATGCACCACTTGAAGAGACTGAGGCTGCAGTTGGTGTTGGCACTGTTGGCTCATCAGAAGCTATAATGTTAGCTGGATTGGCATTCAAAAGAAAGTGGCAGAACAAAAGAAAACAACAGGGAAAACCTTACGACAATCCTAACATTGTTACTGGAGCCAATGTTCAg GTTTGTTGGGAGAAATTTGCAAGGTACTTTGAGGTGGAGCTGAAAGAGGTGAAACTATGTGAAGGATACTATGTAATGGATCCTGAAAAGGCTGTGGAATTGGTGGATGAGAACACTATTTGTGTAGCTGCTATTCTTGGTTCGACATTAAATGGAGAGTTTGAAGATGTGAAACGCTTAAATGATCTCCTAGTTGAAAAGAATAGAGAAACTGG ATGGGATACACCTATTCATGTGGATGCAGCTAGTGGTGGATTCATTGCTCCATTTATTTATCCAGAGCTTGAGTGGGATTTCCGTTTACCACTTGTGAAAAGCATCAATGTTAGTGGTCACAAATATGGTCTTGTCTATGCTGGTATTGGTTGGGCTATTTGGAGAAGCAAGGAAGATTTGCCTGATGAACTCATCTTTCACATCAACTATCTTGGAGCTGATCAACCTACTTTTACACTCAACTTCTCCAAAG GTTCAAGCCAAGTTATTGCTCAATACTACCAACTAATTCGCCTTGGTTATGAG GGGTACAAAAATGTGATGGAAAATTGCAGAGACAACATGCTAGTACTAAAAGAAGGACTGGAAAAAACAGGACGCTTCGACATTGTGTCGAAAGACAATGGTGTTCCTTTAGTGGCCTTCACATTGAAGGACCACACACACTTTGATGAATTTCAAATATCGGACTTGTTGCGTCGCTTCGGATGGATAGTTCCGGCATACACAATGCCTCCAGATGCACAACACGTAACTGTGTTACGTGTTGTCATAAGGGAGGACTTTTCGAGGACATTAGCGGAGCGTCTTGTGGTGGATGTTGAGAAAGTGTTGCATGAGCTTGATTCACTTCCATCAAGGATGATAAATAGGAGCAGCAGCACTAGTGTTGCAGTTAATGAAATAGTTGTGAAAAATGACACTGATCAACTAGTGGCTGCTAAAAAGAGTGCTTTGGAGACACAAAGGGAAATCACTGCTGTTTGGAAGAAGTTTGTGTTGGAGAGGAAGAAGTTGAATGATAAGATGAATGGTGTTTGTTAA
- the LOC101492665 gene encoding glutathione S-transferase F11-like yields the protein MVVKVYGSIRAACPQRVLACLLEKGIEFELVHVDLDKGEQKHPEFLLLQPFGQVPVVEDGDFRLFESRAIVRYYATKYANQGTDLVGTTLEEKALVDQWLEVEAHNFNDLCFNIMFHLIILPRMGKPGDIALAHSCEQKLEKVFDIYEQRLSKSTYLAGDKFSLADLSHLPGIEHLIEEAKLGHLITERKNVNAWWEKISSRPAWKKLKTLVN from the exons ATGGTAGTCAAAGTTTATGGTTCAATAAGGGCAGCATGCCCTCAAAGAGTGTTGGCTTGCCTCTTAGAGAAAGGGATAGAATTTGAACTTGTGCATGTTGATCTTGATAAAGGAGAACAAAAGCACCCTGAATTCCTTCTCCTACAG CCATTTGGTCAAGTCCCAGTAGTAGAGGATGGTGATTTCAGACTCTTTg AATCAAGGGCAATTGTAAGGTACTATGCAACAAAATATGCAAATCAAGGTACTGACCTAGTTGGTACAACTTTAGAGGAGAAAGCTTTGGTAGACCAATGGCTTGAAGTAGAAGCACACAATTTCAATGATTTATGTTTCAATATAATGTTTCATCTTATAATCTTACCTAGGATGGGTAAACCTGGAGACATAGCTTTAGCTCATAGTTGTGAACAAAAACTAGAGAAGGTGTTTGATATTTATGAACAAAGGCTTTCTAAAAGCACTTATCTTGCTGGTGATAAGTTCAGTTTGGCTGATCTTAGCCACCTTCCTGGAATTGAACATCTTATTGAGGAAGCAAAATTGGGACATTTGATTACTGAGAGAAAGAATGTGAATGCTTGGTGGGAGAAAATTTCAAGTAGGCCAGCTTGGAAGAAATTGAAGACTTTGGTTAACTAA